A part of Gemmatimonadaceae bacterium genomic DNA contains:
- a CDS encoding ankyrin repeat domain-containing protein, with product MDTLPLPPSPSLEQYKKRAKALVDAARSTDPSAVRDWARQWLESLAASLGASISPFVRDSIGRAVEHIESRVNERGGSAPAKPFLLADAQHLIAGAHGFATWGAFAQHVEEAEGKRRPYDDFERAADAVVSGDLATLESLVRANPSLIRARSRRVHRATLLHYVAANGVEDFRQMTPKNAVAIARFLLDAGAEVDAAAETYGGGYWQTTMNLLVSSAHPAGAGLMPALVDVLMDYGAAANGVGDDESPIMTALDFGYGDAAETLAKRGARIDNVVTAAALGRIDLIRRFVVDKSSVAPGVPLVAPRWRKLPDDPTAHIELALAWACKFARANVAEFLLELGVDPASKDGYDMTALHWAAPNGMTTVVHRLLSLGAPLEVLNVWKGTVLDSTIHFAVHMPVNGVDYPAMLETLIAAGADVNAAYPSGDERIDALLRHHGAGSAT from the coding sequence ATGGATACGCTTCCGCTCCCGCCGTCGCCTAGCCTCGAGCAATACAAGAAGCGCGCGAAGGCACTCGTCGACGCCGCCCGATCGACCGACCCATCAGCAGTTCGGGATTGGGCTCGACAGTGGCTCGAATCGCTCGCCGCCTCCCTCGGAGCTTCGATCTCGCCATTCGTGCGCGACAGCATCGGCCGGGCGGTCGAGCACATTGAATCGCGGGTGAACGAACGCGGAGGATCGGCGCCGGCGAAGCCGTTTCTCCTCGCCGACGCCCAACATCTCATCGCCGGAGCGCACGGCTTCGCGACTTGGGGGGCGTTCGCGCAGCACGTCGAGGAAGCCGAAGGCAAGCGGCGACCGTACGACGACTTCGAGCGCGCCGCCGACGCCGTCGTCAGCGGCGACCTCGCCACGCTCGAGTCGCTCGTGCGAGCGAATCCATCGCTCATTCGAGCGCGTTCTCGCCGCGTCCACCGCGCGACGCTTCTGCACTACGTCGCAGCCAACGGCGTCGAGGACTTCCGCCAGATGACTCCGAAGAACGCGGTGGCGATCGCGCGCTTCCTGCTCGACGCCGGTGCCGAAGTGGACGCCGCCGCTGAGACATACGGTGGTGGCTACTGGCAGACGACGATGAACCTTCTCGTCTCCAGCGCGCATCCCGCCGGAGCCGGCCTGATGCCGGCGCTCGTGGACGTCCTCATGGACTACGGAGCCGCGGCGAATGGAGTCGGTGACGACGAGTCGCCGATCATGACCGCACTGGATTTCGGCTACGGCGATGCCGCTGAGACGCTGGCCAAACGCGGAGCGCGAATCGACAACGTCGTCACAGCGGCCGCGCTCGGACGGATCGATCTCATTCGACGCTTCGTCGTCGACAAGAGCTCGGTCGCTCCTGGTGTTCCGCTGGTCGCGCCTCGATGGCGGAAGCTGCCCGACGATCCGACCGCACACATCGAGCTCGCCCTCGCGTGGGCCTGCAAGTTCGCGCGAGCAAATGTCGCGGAGTTTCTGCTCGAGTTGGGCGTCGACCCGGCATCGAAGGACGGCTACGACATGACCGCCCTACACTGGGCGGCGCCGAACGGGATGACGACCGTCGTGCATCGCCTCCTCTCGCTCGGCGCTCCGCTCGAAGTGCTGAACGTCTGGAAGGGGACGGTACTCGACTCCACGATCCATTTCGCCGTTCACATGCCCGTGAATGGCGTGGACTATCCCGCGATGCTCGAGACGCTGATCGCCGCGGGCGCGGACGTGAACGCGGCGTACCCATCGGGCGACGAGCGGATCGACGCGCTCTTGCGACATCACGGCGCGGGAAGCGCGACGTAG
- a CDS encoding tetratricopeptide repeat protein, whose amino-acid sequence MTDLEEVTQHLAAVRNSSPSELHTHFSRALRRFRFVARDERRALADDFRQWADAADGAEFARPYAIFLQGIDQFIAEELHASLQLIIEARAAFSERDDPDGLGLSAMLIGAIYRTFGNFDLALKVLFEAFELLKASGTYPIFLAATANSMGGIHLEMGHLDEALEMYNVTYEESARADDFYFGIYGLHGLGRVYMRQRNDAEATEMFHRALALAERNAHPLHISNSLTELASFHFCAGRLDEAEALSEQALDIRQQHHLLAGAVTNLLRLAEIQVLRARWSDARALLQRALSAAEELKVKPKIAQVHRQLSDLYERMRLPDKSLSHFKRFHELREQIEREDNARTLADAKAMFEAEQTRKENVVIKRQKAEIERTNRELRDSIDELTRAKIGRKAKALTLAVAIVLFIFQDAILGTALRLLNNDNYFLLLGVKMAIIFSLSPINKAIEHHLLKGVMRQERLRRSAAANAVASAA is encoded by the coding sequence ATGACGGACCTCGAAGAGGTCACGCAGCACCTCGCCGCCGTCCGGAATTCTTCGCCGTCGGAGCTGCACACCCACTTCTCTCGCGCGCTACGACGATTTCGCTTCGTCGCACGGGATGAGCGCCGCGCTCTTGCCGATGACTTCCGTCAGTGGGCGGACGCGGCCGACGGTGCGGAGTTCGCCCGGCCGTACGCGATCTTCCTCCAGGGGATCGACCAGTTCATCGCCGAAGAGCTCCACGCCTCGCTCCAATTGATCATCGAGGCGCGCGCGGCCTTCTCCGAGCGAGACGATCCGGACGGGCTGGGTCTATCGGCGATGCTGATCGGCGCCATCTATCGCACGTTCGGGAACTTCGATCTCGCGCTCAAGGTGCTGTTCGAGGCGTTCGAGTTGCTCAAGGCGTCGGGCACGTACCCGATCTTCCTCGCCGCGACGGCCAACAGCATGGGCGGTATCCATCTCGAGATGGGACATCTCGACGAGGCGCTGGAGATGTACAACGTCACCTACGAGGAGAGCGCCAGGGCCGACGACTTTTATTTCGGCATCTACGGGCTACACGGGCTCGGCCGGGTCTACATGCGCCAGCGGAACGACGCCGAGGCAACCGAGATGTTCCACCGCGCGCTCGCGCTGGCCGAACGGAATGCACATCCGTTGCACATATCGAACTCGCTGACCGAGCTGGCCTCGTTTCACTTCTGCGCCGGGCGTCTGGACGAGGCCGAGGCACTGAGCGAGCAGGCGCTCGACATTCGCCAGCAGCATCACTTGCTGGCCGGCGCGGTGACGAATCTCCTGCGGCTCGCCGAAATCCAGGTTTTGCGGGCTCGCTGGAGTGACGCTCGCGCGCTTCTTCAGCGCGCGCTGTCGGCGGCCGAAGAACTGAAGGTGAAGCCGAAGATCGCCCAGGTACACCGGCAACTGTCCGATCTCTACGAACGAATGCGTCTCCCGGACAAGAGCCTGTCTCATTTCAAGCGCTTTCACGAGCTGCGAGAGCAGATCGAGCGAGAGGACAACGCCAGGACATTGGCCGACGCGAAAGCGATGTTCGAGGCCGAACAGACGCGCAAGGAAAACGTCGTGATCAAGCGGCAGAAGGCGGAGATCGAGCGAACGAATCGCGAGCTCCGGGACTCGATCGACGAGCTGACGCGCGCGAAGATCGGGCGCAAGGCGAAAGCCCTGACGCTCGCCGTCGCGATCGTGCTGTTCATCTTCCAGGACGCCATTCTCGGGACCGCGCTGCGCCTGCTGAACAACGACAATTACTTCCTGCTGCTCGGCGTGAAGATGGCGATCATCTTCTCGCTCAGCCCGATCAACAAGGCCATCGAGCACCATCTCCTGAAGGGGGTGATGCGACAGGAACGTCTACGCCGCTCGGCGGCGGCGAATGCGGTCGCGTCGGCGGCCTGA
- a CDS encoding isoamylase early set domain-containing protein, with product MTSTDERLDPIVERAAALLRRPEPVGQAWRDALMASVAVPAQRRGTTMRVWVPLGIAAAVCAVVGVQRLNAGNGGDQVRFAVSAPSAKRVSLVGDFNGWNPTAVPMRRGSSDVWVVKVRLQPGRHVFAFSIDGALRADSAAPRAVEDDFGVPGSVVVVPGRGTD from the coding sequence GTGACATCCACAGACGAACGGCTTGACCCAATCGTCGAGCGCGCGGCGGCGTTGCTGCGACGGCCGGAGCCGGTGGGGCAAGCCTGGCGCGACGCGCTGATGGCGAGCGTCGCTGTACCGGCGCAACGACGGGGTACGACGATGCGCGTGTGGGTTCCGCTTGGAATCGCCGCGGCCGTATGCGCGGTCGTCGGTGTACAGCGGCTCAATGCCGGAAATGGCGGCGATCAAGTGCGATTTGCCGTCTCGGCGCCGAGCGCGAAGCGGGTGTCGCTCGTCGGAGACTTCAACGGGTGGAATCCGACGGCAGTGCCGATGCGCCGTGGCTCGAGCGACGTGTGGGTCGTCAAGGTCCGTCTTCAGCCGGGGCGCCACGTGTTCGCGTTCTCGATCGACGGCGCGCTGCGTGCAGACTCGGCGGCGCCGCGAGCGGTCGAAGACGATTTCGGCGTGCCCGGATCGGTGGTCGTTGTTCCGGGGCGGGGAACCGACTGA
- a CDS encoding RNA polymerase sigma factor — MTDAELVRSTLDGDARAFTELVDRHAPACLRYATRMLGERADAEDAAQEAFLRAHRALASYDRHLSFRTWLFAILINRCRTAMARRARRERKVVTDTDAISLSFVADGSEALELRNEIEWALAALSAEQREAFLLHHVEGLGYDEMAEATGAGVSALKMRVKRASERLKVLLEEGAKVDDRP, encoded by the coding sequence ATGACGGACGCCGAGTTGGTGCGAAGTACCCTCGATGGCGATGCGCGAGCTTTTACCGAACTGGTCGATCGTCACGCGCCCGCGTGTCTGCGCTACGCGACGCGGATGCTGGGCGAGCGCGCCGACGCTGAAGACGCGGCCCAGGAGGCGTTTCTGCGCGCGCATCGGGCGCTGGCGAGCTACGATCGGCATCTGTCGTTTCGAACGTGGTTGTTCGCGATTCTCATCAATCGTTGCCGCACGGCGATGGCGCGCCGTGCGCGGCGCGAACGAAAGGTGGTCACAGACACCGACGCGATCTCGCTGTCGTTCGTCGCCGATGGCAGCGAAGCGTTGGAGTTGCGCAACGAGATCGAATGGGCGTTGGCCGCGTTGTCGGCCGAACAACGCGAGGCGTTTCTGCTGCACCACGTCGAAGGGCTGGGCTACGACGAGATGGCCGAAGCCACCGGGGCCGGCGTGTCGGCGCTCAAGATGCGAGTGAAGCGCGCCTCCGAACGACTGAAGGTCCTGCTCGAGGAAGGAGCGAAAGTCGATGACCGACCATGA
- a CDS encoding GNAT family N-acetyltransferase gives MAAAVPLEIRTQRLYLRPWRAADAEALHPILVANYEHLAPWIPPRVATPSVVPLLADRLAAFGTEFETDREWRFAMLTSDERTLLGEIDLFPRSAAGRVAFADADRAEIGYWLRADETGRGLATEAVRAIIDVARRTGRFAHLEIRCDARNEPSAAVPKRLGFSLATTIDEPSKSAEGAAVQLQVWTLDTR, from the coding sequence ATGGCCGCCGCCGTTCCGCTCGAAATTCGCACGCAGCGTTTGTACCTCCGACCTTGGCGTGCCGCGGACGCCGAGGCGCTGCACCCGATTCTCGTCGCCAACTACGAGCACCTCGCCCCGTGGATTCCGCCGCGCGTCGCGACGCCCTCGGTCGTTCCGCTGCTCGCCGATCGACTCGCGGCGTTCGGCACCGAGTTCGAGACCGATCGCGAGTGGCGGTTCGCCATGCTGACGAGCGACGAACGAACGCTGCTTGGCGAAATCGACCTCTTCCCTCGCTCGGCCGCTGGGCGCGTCGCGTTCGCCGACGCCGACCGCGCCGAGATCGGCTATTGGCTTCGCGCCGACGAAACGGGGCGCGGCCTCGCGACCGAGGCGGTGCGCGCGATCATCGACGTCGCGCGACGAACCGGGCGGTTCGCCCACCTCGAGATCCGGTGTGACGCTCGAAACGAGCCGAGCGCCGCCGTTCCCAAACGGCTGGGCTTCTCGCTCGCGACGACGATCGACGAGCCGTCCAAAAGCGCGGAGGGCGCCGCCGTCCAGCTGCAGGTCTGGACGCTGGACACACGCTGA
- a CDS encoding isoprenylcysteine carboxylmethyltransferase family protein has product MATARTSNLATRALLSLVLLAAVMGLLVFGLAGTIRYWQGWLYLAVFFTVSLLTTLDLMRRDPALLERRMRGGPTAETRPAQKLVMLGASLGFIALLVIPALDHRFQWSTVSTAIVLIGDALVVIGFYFIFRVHRENTFTSATIEIAENQTVVSTGPYAIVRHPMYASALLYVIGTPLALGSWWGLMGVVVMLPFLIWRLFDEERMLVANLAGYADYKAKVPFRLIPHVW; this is encoded by the coding sequence ATGGCGACAGCGAGGACGTCGAATCTCGCGACGCGAGCGTTGCTCTCGCTCGTCCTGCTGGCGGCCGTGATGGGGCTGCTCGTCTTCGGACTCGCCGGGACCATTCGCTATTGGCAGGGCTGGTTGTATCTCGCCGTCTTTTTCACCGTGTCGCTGCTCACGACGCTCGACTTGATGCGGCGCGACCCCGCCCTGCTCGAGCGTCGCATGCGCGGCGGACCGACTGCGGAAACACGCCCGGCGCAGAAGCTCGTGATGCTTGGCGCCTCGCTCGGATTCATTGCGCTGCTCGTCATTCCGGCGCTCGACCACCGTTTTCAGTGGTCCACCGTCTCGACGGCGATCGTTCTCATCGGCGACGCGCTCGTGGTGATCGGCTTCTATTTCATTTTTCGCGTCCACCGCGAGAACACGTTCACCTCGGCGACCATCGAGATCGCGGAGAATCAGACGGTCGTTTCGACCGGGCCATACGCGATCGTTCGACACCCGATGTACGCGAGCGCGTTGCTGTACGTGATCGGAACACCGCTTGCCCTCGGGTCGTGGTGGGGCCTGATGGGCGTCGTGGTGATGCTGCCGTTCTTGATCTGGCGGTTGTTCGACGAGGAGCGAATGCTGGTCGCGAATCTCGCCGGCTACGCGGACTACAAGGCGAAAGTACCGTTTCGGTTGATACCGCACGTCTGGTAA
- a CDS encoding PadR family transcriptional regulator, translating into MTDRSTDLIAGTLDMLVLKSLSLEPMHGFGISRRIEQITQGVFKVNPGSLLLAFQRMQRAGLIAPEWRASDNNRRAKFYKLTPKGKKQLESERRDWQRRTAAIARLLEA; encoded by the coding sequence ATGACCGACCGTTCCACCGACCTCATCGCCGGCACGCTCGACATGCTCGTGCTCAAGAGCTTGAGCCTCGAGCCGATGCACGGCTTTGGCATCTCCCGCCGCATCGAGCAGATCACGCAGGGCGTGTTCAAGGTCAACCCTGGGTCGTTGCTGCTGGCGTTCCAGCGCATGCAGCGCGCGGGGCTGATCGCGCCCGAATGGCGTGCCTCGGACAACAACCGCCGCGCAAAGTTCTACAAGCTCACACCGAAGGGAAAAAAGCAACTCGAGTCCGAGCGACGCGACTGGCAGCGGCGAACCGCCGCCATCGCGCGCCTGCTGGAAGCGTAG
- a CDS encoding class I SAM-dependent methyltransferase — protein sequence MDPHLARQIVTWAVAVGAAVAFARQCRKPKWLLGRFVLAQMNRGHSGLTQWGLGHLEIARDATVLDIGCGGGRTLATLADIATMGKVYGVDYSAASVAASRKHNAGRIAEGRVDVQESSVSNLPFPPATFDVVTAVETHYYWPHLATDLQEVLRVLGPGGTFMILAETYKGRSFDWLFRPVMTGLLGATYLSVDGHRALLSNAGFSDVQVSVERSKGWICAVGRKPS from the coding sequence ATGGACCCGCACCTCGCTCGCCAGATCGTAACGTGGGCCGTCGCCGTGGGCGCGGCGGTCGCGTTCGCGAGGCAGTGCCGGAAGCCGAAGTGGTTGCTCGGCCGGTTCGTGCTCGCGCAAATGAACCGCGGCCACTCCGGCCTCACACAGTGGGGGCTCGGCCATCTCGAGATCGCGCGGGACGCGACCGTGCTCGACATCGGCTGCGGCGGCGGGCGAACGCTCGCGACTCTCGCCGACATCGCGACGATGGGCAAGGTCTACGGCGTCGACTATTCGGCGGCGAGCGTTGCGGCGTCGCGCAAGCACAACGCGGGGCGTATCGCGGAGGGGCGAGTCGACGTGCAAGAGTCGTCGGTTTCGAACCTGCCCTTTCCGCCGGCGACGTTCGACGTCGTCACCGCCGTCGAGACGCACTACTACTGGCCGCATCTGGCGACCGATCTGCAAGAAGTCCTTCGCGTGCTCGGCCCGGGCGGCACGTTCATGATTCTCGCCGAGACGTACAAGGGTCGCAGCTTCGATTGGCTCTTCCGGCCGGTGATGACCGGACTGCTCGGCGCGACCTACCTGAGTGTCGACGGGCATCGGGCCCTACTCTCGAACGCGGGCTTCTCCGACGTTCAGGTCTCGGTCGAGCGATCGAAGGGTTGGATCTGTGCCGTCGGACGAAAGCCGTCGTGA
- a CDS encoding DUF3303 family protein, producing MIVEHFRNGDAKPVYARFRSGGRLAPDGLRYLGSWVTPDLAHCYQVMECDDRALLDEWMGAWRDIVDFEVHPVVTSAEAAALVLDSPRREA from the coding sequence ATGATCGTCGAGCATTTTCGAAACGGTGACGCCAAGCCCGTCTACGCTCGATTTCGAAGCGGCGGACGCCTCGCGCCCGACGGACTGCGCTACCTCGGGAGTTGGGTCACTCCCGATCTCGCGCACTGCTATCAAGTGATGGAATGCGACGATCGCGCGTTGCTCGACGAATGGATGGGCGCGTGGCGGGACATCGTGGATTTCGAGGTCCACCCCGTGGTCACGTCGGCCGAGGCCGCGGCGCTCGTGCTTGACTCGCCGCGCCGGGAGGCCTAG
- a CDS encoding ABC transporter permease: MDSSRYALRSLRRQPGFTALALVTLALGIGATTTAFAVLDTVLIRPLPYANPDRLVFLREKTRSGALQAASYPNFADWRNRGHSFSGLASAQFVQARTVTVGSNVSRVTTMGVSRGFFSVLGAPPAVGREFTADENREGGPPVVMVSYDFWQTQMSGRRPLGTIQVGDTPVPVIGVARAGFKFIDDADVYWPHEQEPGTCRTCRNYRVVARLAPGATEMAARAEMTALSRSLLSTYGIETSAVDADLSPLHDYVVGRYRVTFTVVLAAAALVLLVACTNLVSAQLARGLSRGRELAVRSALGAPRGRVVRQLFLESTILAVAGAALGVGLAIVFTRVVRLLGTGLVPRIDELHVDAGVLAFAVALSVVTSVLIGLYPALRLAGGDPGSLLHGTRGSAQTVRASVWRWLVGFEIATAIVLLVGSMLLIRTMRNILSADTGIQVHGVVTASLVPDDTVNMGKLAHLGDELGSLPGVSGVAFANHLPLDWGSTAGPVRRTTDPVDHDFPAMAGFRLVSTGYFDVMHQPLVSGRAFTSADRAGAPMVAIVTPGIANALWPGRNPIGEGIVTNYLWNQVLTIVGVAAEASLWSMPRGGQNEIYVPLAQHPTRTEGQLVAFVRTTRDAAALIPSVRARLHEVAPMTPATFGTLDDRISRSSADRRFATVALTIFGGIALVLAAIGIYGTMSYTVAARTHEIGVRLALGATPFQVKAAELTDAGSVALAGIVVGLSVGFLATRFVASTLYGVSRLDPAAYAAAAAIVFAAALTGAYVPSHRSSRIDPLRALRAE, from the coding sequence ATGGACTCCAGTCGCTACGCCCTCCGCTCTCTTCGCCGCCAGCCCGGCTTCACCGCCCTCGCGCTCGTCACGCTCGCCCTCGGCATCGGCGCGACGACCACCGCGTTCGCGGTGCTCGACACCGTCCTGATTCGCCCGCTGCCCTACGCGAATCCGGATCGATTGGTCTTTCTTCGCGAGAAGACCCGCAGCGGCGCGCTTCAGGCGGCGTCGTACCCCAACTTTGCCGATTGGCGGAATCGCGGCCATTCGTTCAGCGGGCTCGCTTCGGCGCAGTTCGTCCAAGCGCGAACCGTCACCGTGGGGTCGAACGTCAGCCGCGTGACGACGATGGGCGTTTCGCGCGGGTTCTTCTCTGTGCTGGGCGCCCCGCCCGCCGTCGGCCGAGAGTTCACGGCCGACGAAAATCGCGAGGGCGGCCCTCCTGTCGTCATGGTCTCGTACGACTTCTGGCAAACGCAAATGAGCGGGCGCCGGCCTTTGGGCACAATTCAGGTCGGCGACACGCCGGTCCCCGTCATCGGTGTCGCTCGCGCGGGCTTCAAGTTCATCGACGACGCCGACGTGTACTGGCCGCACGAGCAGGAGCCCGGCACCTGTCGCACGTGCCGCAACTATCGAGTCGTCGCCCGCTTGGCACCCGGCGCGACCGAGATGGCCGCGCGCGCCGAGATGACCGCGCTGTCCCGATCATTACTCTCGACGTATGGCATCGAGACGTCGGCCGTCGACGCGGATCTGTCGCCGCTGCACGACTACGTGGTCGGCCGGTATCGCGTGACGTTCACCGTGGTGCTCGCCGCTGCCGCGCTCGTGCTGCTCGTCGCTTGCACGAACTTGGTGAGCGCGCAGTTGGCCCGCGGGCTGTCTCGCGGGCGCGAGCTCGCGGTGCGCTCTGCGCTCGGCGCCCCGCGCGGACGCGTCGTTCGGCAGCTGTTTCTCGAGAGCACAATTCTCGCCGTCGCCGGCGCGGCGCTCGGCGTCGGCCTCGCGATCGTCTTCACACGCGTCGTGCGCCTGCTCGGCACGGGTCTCGTTCCGCGGATCGACGAGCTCCATGTCGACGCCGGCGTTTTGGCGTTCGCTGTCGCGTTGAGCGTCGTCACGTCGGTGCTCATTGGACTGTACCCGGCCCTGCGTTTGGCGGGCGGCGACCCTGGATCTCTGTTGCACGGTACTCGGGGCTCGGCTCAGACGGTGCGCGCGTCGGTATGGCGCTGGCTCGTCGGGTTCGAGATCGCCACGGCGATCGTGCTTCTCGTTGGATCGATGCTGCTCATTCGCACGATGCGCAACATCCTCTCTGCGGACACGGGCATTCAGGTCCACGGCGTCGTCACGGCGTCGCTCGTCCCGGACGACACCGTGAACATGGGCAAGCTCGCGCATTTGGGAGACGAGCTTGGCAGCCTTCCGGGTGTGAGCGGCGTCGCGTTCGCGAACCACCTTCCGCTCGATTGGGGAAGCACCGCGGGACCCGTACGACGCACCACCGACCCCGTCGATCATGACTTTCCCGCGATGGCCGGATTCCGCCTCGTGTCGACCGGCTATTTCGACGTGATGCATCAGCCGCTCGTGAGCGGGCGCGCGTTCACGTCGGCCGATCGCGCCGGGGCGCCGATGGTCGCCATCGTCACGCCGGGAATCGCGAACGCGCTCTGGCCAGGCCGAAATCCCATCGGCGAAGGGATCGTGACGAACTACCTCTGGAATCAGGTGCTCACGATCGTCGGCGTCGCGGCGGAAGCGTCGCTGTGGAGCATGCCGCGCGGAGGGCAGAACGAGATCTACGTGCCGCTCGCGCAGCACCCGACGCGCACCGAGGGCCAACTGGTCGCGTTCGTCCGCACGACACGCGACGCCGCGGCGTTGATCCCGTCGGTTCGAGCACGACTTCATGAGGTCGCGCCGATGACGCCCGCCACCTTCGGCACACTCGACGACCGCATTTCCAGAAGCTCCGCCGACCGCAGATTCGCGACCGTGGCGCTGACGATCTTCGGCGGCATCGCGCTCGTGCTCGCGGCCATCGGCATCTATGGCACGATGTCGTACACGGTCGCGGCGCGCACGCACGAGATCGGCGTGCGCTTGGCGCTCGGCGCGACCCCGTTCCAGGTGAAAGCGGCCGAGCTGACTGACGCGGGATCGGTCGCGCTCGCGGGAATCGTCGTCGGGTTGAGCGTCGGCTTCTTGGCCACGCGCTTCGTCGCGTCCACGCTCTACGGAGTCAGCCGACTCGATCCCGCCGCGTACGCCGCCGCGGCAGCGATCGTCTTCGCGGCGGCGCTCACCGGCGCGTACGTCCCGTCGCATCGATCCAGCCGGATCGACCCGCTCCGAGCACTCCGCGCCGAGTAG
- a CDS encoding VOC family protein, translating to MAKAKRAVPEGFHTVTPALTLDDASKAIDWYKRAFGAEERSRAVGPDGKVLHAEIRIGDSSVMLHDAMMGAKSAHALGASPIGLWVYVDDADTLYNRAKSAGAKPADGPMGQMSDQFWGDRCGTIIDPEGYQWTIATHKEDLTSDELKQRQDAWMEQFAAQGTHA from the coding sequence ATGGCGAAAGCAAAGCGAGCAGTTCCGGAAGGATTCCACACGGTCACCCCGGCGCTCACTCTGGACGACGCGTCCAAGGCCATTGACTGGTACAAGCGCGCCTTTGGCGCAGAAGAAAGATCTCGAGCCGTGGGACCGGACGGCAAGGTTCTGCACGCCGAAATCAGAATCGGCGATTCGAGCGTCATGCTCCACGACGCGATGATGGGCGCGAAGTCGGCCCACGCCCTCGGCGCGTCGCCGATCGGGCTCTGGGTGTACGTCGACGACGCCGACACGCTGTACAACCGCGCGAAATCGGCCGGTGCGAAGCCCGCCGACGGACCGATGGGCCAGATGTCGGATCAGTTCTGGGGCGATCGCTGTGGGACGATCATCGATCCCGAAGGCTACCAATGGACGATCGCCACCCACAAAGAGGATCTCACATCGGACGAGTTGAAGCAGCGTCAGGACGCATGGATGGAGCAGTTCGCGGCGCAGGGCACGCACGCCTGA
- the ligD gene encoding non-homologous end-joining DNA ligase — translation MPRWVPPMLATLTEERFSDPAWIFEPKFDGVRCLVFRDRRGVRLLSRNKLSLNRQYPEIEEAFRAQPAGDYVVDGEIVAFEGKRTSFARLQRRMQLRDPVRAKRTGVAVYLYVFDVVYAGGFDLTRLSLLHRKLVLRRLLSFNRRLRFTAHRAEDGEQAWRDACANGLEGVIAKRADSRYESGRSRDWLKFKCVNEQELVIGGWTDPAGARSGLGALLLGYYDDGSLVYAGKVGTGFDERTLKSLSARLASRERVRSPFVRGRTPTRGVHWVRPDLVAQIGFTEWTRDGQLRHPRFLGLRSDKAARQVIRETAT, via the coding sequence ATGCCCAGGTGGGTCCCGCCGATGCTCGCTACGCTCACCGAAGAGCGCTTCTCCGACCCGGCCTGGATCTTCGAACCGAAATTCGACGGCGTCCGCTGTCTGGTATTCCGGGACCGTCGTGGTGTTCGGCTGCTCTCGCGCAACAAGCTGTCTCTCAACCGCCAATATCCCGAGATCGAAGAAGCCTTTCGCGCTCAGCCCGCCGGCGACTACGTCGTCGATGGCGAGATCGTCGCATTCGAGGGCAAGCGAACCAGCTTCGCCAGGCTCCAGCGCCGAATGCAGCTCCGGGACCCCGTCCGCGCGAAACGCACCGGCGTCGCCGTCTACCTCTACGTGTTCGACGTCGTCTATGCCGGCGGCTTCGATCTCACCCGGCTCTCGCTTCTGCATCGAAAGCTCGTTTTGCGGCGTCTCCTTTCGTTCAACCGGCGCCTGCGCTTCACGGCTCACCGTGCCGAAGACGGTGAACAGGCCTGGCGCGACGCGTGCGCGAACGGGCTCGAGGGCGTCATCGCCAAGCGCGCCGACTCACGCTACGAGTCCGGACGCTCGCGCGACTGGCTCAAGTTCAAGTGCGTGAACGAGCAAGAGCTGGTGATCGGCGGTTGGACGGACCCGGCCGGAGCGCGCTCGGGCCTGGGTGCCCTGCTGCTCGGCTACTACGACGACGGGTCGCTCGTGTACGCGGGTAAGGTGGGAACGGGCTTCGACGAGCGAACTCTAAAGAGCCTCTCCGCCCGCCTCGCGTCCCGAGAGCGCGTGCGATCCCCGTTCGTTCGCGGCAGGACGCCGACCCGCGGCGTCCATTGGGTTCGCCCCGACCTCGTCGCGCAAATCGGGTTCACCGAATGGACGAGAGACGGGCAGCTTCGACATCCGCGCTTCCTCGGGCTGCGCTCGGACAAAGCAGCGCGCCAAGTCATTCGCGAGACGGCGACATAA